Proteins encoded in a region of the Anopheles aquasalis chromosome 2, idAnoAquaMG_Q_19, whole genome shotgun sequence genome:
- the LOC126572823 gene encoding phosphatidylserine decarboxylase proenzyme, mitochondrial isoform X1 has translation MAVYLMPRNRLFSKAVNLKPNPKQWTTRWTIVSRTIYGTNRQQQQQQHHQNHSSTNQTHQEHHHHHHQHQHQQQTGGSSGKSRSKKKWSWKAGAGWTILSVLDWWLLAAGGWLTWRGVFLRWTPISICMVVAAKWHLHNRDLDKKGLPRTAAKWQRKMYCSLPLRFMSRCWGWVADRKVPTPARPVVYGLYSHTFGVKMEEAAAADFKEYRSIGEFFTRPLKEDARPIDPTTCFVSPCDGRILHFGAANSSQVEQVKGVSYSLEAFLGPPTWSKKNTPDVVDKVKKSASPDSVLYQCVIYLAPGDYHRFHSPAHWKPELRRHFAGELLSVSPKIAGWMPGLFCLNERAVYIGKWKHGFFSYTAVGATNVGSVEIFMDEKLKTNRFTGLAFGSHKQKKKDLAPYDELELPQDKYLSKGELVGQFRMGSTIVLIFEAPKQFKFNLFPGQRVRVGERLGTFEGMEEKEEDPEEVKRIIESVEESEMTAL, from the exons CCGTGTATTTGATGCCGCGGAATCGGCT ATTCTCGAAGGCAGTCAATCTAAAACCGAATCCCAAACAGTGGACCACCCGATGGACGATTGTGTCGCGCACGATCTACGGTActaaccggcagcagcagcagcagcagcatcatcaaaacCATTCTTCCACTAACCAAACccaccaggagcaccaccaccatcaccaccagcaccagcaccaacagcagacAGGAGGCTCATCAGGTAAATCTCGAAGCAAGAAAAAGTGGAGTTGGAAGGCCGGTGCAGGCTGGACTATATTATCGGTTTTGGATTGGTGGTTACTAGCAGCGGGCGGCTGGCTAACGTGGCGCGGTGTCTTTCTTCGCTGGACACCCATCAGTATctgcatggtggtggcagccaAGTGGCACCTTCACAATCGAGATCTCGATAAGAAGGGCCTACCACGAACCGCCGCAAAATGGCAG AGAAAAATGTATTGCTCGCTGCCGCTCCGCTTCATGAGCCGCTGCTGGGGCTGGGTGGCCGATCGCAAGGTACCAACGCCAGCACGGCCCGTGGTGTACGGCTTGTACTCGCACACGTTCGGAGTGAAGATGGAGGAAGCGGCCGCAGCAGATTTCAA AGAGTATCGTAGTATAGGAGAGTTTTTCACTCGGCCACTGAAGGAAGATGCACGTCCGATCGATCCTACCACGTGCTTTGTCTCACCGTGCGATGGACGTATACTGCACTTCGGTGCGGCCAATTCCAGCCAAGTGGAGCAA GTCAAAGGTGTATCATATAGTTTAGAGGCCTTCCTAGGGCCACCGACCTGGAGCAAAAAGAACACACCGGATGTGGTGGATAAGGTGAAAAAGAGTGCCTCCCCCGATAGTGTACTGTACCAGTGCGTCATCTACCTAGCGCCCGGTGATTACCATCGTTTCCATTCACCTGCACACTGGAAACCGGAACTGAGGAGGCACTTTGCCGGGGAGCTCCTGTCCGTTAGTCCCAAAATCGCTGGCTGGATGCCGGGTCTGTTCTGTCTGAACGAGCGTGCCGTCTACATTGGCAAGTGGAAGCATGGTTTCTTCAGCTATACGGCAGTAG GCGCCACGAATGTGGGTTCGGTTGAGATTTTCATGGatgaaaaactaaaaacgaACCGTTTTACCGGACTAGCATTTGGAagccacaaacagaaaaagaaagatcTAGCCCCGTACGATGAGCTGGAGCTGCCGCAGGACAAATACCTCTCCAAGGGAGAGCTCGTTGGCCAGTTCCGCATGGGCAGCACGATTGTGCTCATCTTTGAAGCACCGAAGCAGTTTAA GTTTAATCTATTCCCTGGTCAACGGGTACGCGTAGGAGAGAGATTAGGAACGTTTGAGGGTAtggaggagaaagaagaagatccGGAAGAAGTGAAACGGATCATCGAGTCGGTCGAAGAGTCGGAAATGACGGCTTTGTAA
- the LOC126572823 gene encoding phosphatidylserine decarboxylase proenzyme, mitochondrial isoform X3 produces MAVYLMPRNRLFSKAVNLKPNPKQWTTRWTIVSRTIYGTNRQQQQQQHHQNHSSTNQTHQEHHHHHHQHQHQQQTGGSSAGGWLTWRGVFLRWTPISICMVVAAKWHLHNRDLDKKGLPRTAAKWQRKMYCSLPLRFMSRCWGWVADRKVPTPARPVVYGLYSHTFGVKMEEAAAADFKEYRSIGEFFTRPLKEDARPIDPTTCFVSPCDGRILHFGAANSSQVEQVKGVSYSLEAFLGPPTWSKKNTPDVVDKVKKSASPDSVLYQCVIYLAPGDYHRFHSPAHWKPELRRHFAGELLSVSPKIAGWMPGLFCLNERAVYIGKWKHGFFSYTAVGATNVGSVEIFMDEKLKTNRFTGLAFGSHKQKKKDLAPYDELELPQDKYLSKGELVGQFRMGSTIVLIFEAPKQFKFNLFPGQRVRVGERLGTFEGMEEKEEDPEEVKRIIESVEESEMTAL; encoded by the exons CCGTGTATTTGATGCCGCGGAATCGGCT ATTCTCGAAGGCAGTCAATCTAAAACCGAATCCCAAACAGTGGACCACCCGATGGACGATTGTGTCGCGCACGATCTACGGTActaaccggcagcagcagcagcagcagcatcatcaaaacCATTCTTCCACTAACCAAACccaccaggagcaccaccaccatcaccaccagcaccagcaccaacagcagacAGGAGGCTCATCAG CGGGCGGCTGGCTAACGTGGCGCGGTGTCTTTCTTCGCTGGACACCCATCAGTATctgcatggtggtggcagccaAGTGGCACCTTCACAATCGAGATCTCGATAAGAAGGGCCTACCACGAACCGCCGCAAAATGGCAG AGAAAAATGTATTGCTCGCTGCCGCTCCGCTTCATGAGCCGCTGCTGGGGCTGGGTGGCCGATCGCAAGGTACCAACGCCAGCACGGCCCGTGGTGTACGGCTTGTACTCGCACACGTTCGGAGTGAAGATGGAGGAAGCGGCCGCAGCAGATTTCAA AGAGTATCGTAGTATAGGAGAGTTTTTCACTCGGCCACTGAAGGAAGATGCACGTCCGATCGATCCTACCACGTGCTTTGTCTCACCGTGCGATGGACGTATACTGCACTTCGGTGCGGCCAATTCCAGCCAAGTGGAGCAA GTCAAAGGTGTATCATATAGTTTAGAGGCCTTCCTAGGGCCACCGACCTGGAGCAAAAAGAACACACCGGATGTGGTGGATAAGGTGAAAAAGAGTGCCTCCCCCGATAGTGTACTGTACCAGTGCGTCATCTACCTAGCGCCCGGTGATTACCATCGTTTCCATTCACCTGCACACTGGAAACCGGAACTGAGGAGGCACTTTGCCGGGGAGCTCCTGTCCGTTAGTCCCAAAATCGCTGGCTGGATGCCGGGTCTGTTCTGTCTGAACGAGCGTGCCGTCTACATTGGCAAGTGGAAGCATGGTTTCTTCAGCTATACGGCAGTAG GCGCCACGAATGTGGGTTCGGTTGAGATTTTCATGGatgaaaaactaaaaacgaACCGTTTTACCGGACTAGCATTTGGAagccacaaacagaaaaagaaagatcTAGCCCCGTACGATGAGCTGGAGCTGCCGCAGGACAAATACCTCTCCAAGGGAGAGCTCGTTGGCCAGTTCCGCATGGGCAGCACGATTGTGCTCATCTTTGAAGCACCGAAGCAGTTTAA GTTTAATCTATTCCCTGGTCAACGGGTACGCGTAGGAGAGAGATTAGGAACGTTTGAGGGTAtggaggagaaagaagaagatccGGAAGAAGTGAAACGGATCATCGAGTCGGTCGAAGAGTCGGAAATGACGGCTTTGTAA
- the LOC126572823 gene encoding phosphatidylserine decarboxylase proenzyme, mitochondrial isoform X2 produces the protein MAVYLMPRNRLFSKAVNLKPNPKQWTTRWTIVSRTIYGTNRQQQQQQHHQNHSSTNQTHQEHHHHHHQHQHQQQTGGSSAAGGWLTWRGVFLRWTPISICMVVAAKWHLHNRDLDKKGLPRTAAKWQRKMYCSLPLRFMSRCWGWVADRKVPTPARPVVYGLYSHTFGVKMEEAAAADFKEYRSIGEFFTRPLKEDARPIDPTTCFVSPCDGRILHFGAANSSQVEQVKGVSYSLEAFLGPPTWSKKNTPDVVDKVKKSASPDSVLYQCVIYLAPGDYHRFHSPAHWKPELRRHFAGELLSVSPKIAGWMPGLFCLNERAVYIGKWKHGFFSYTAVGATNVGSVEIFMDEKLKTNRFTGLAFGSHKQKKKDLAPYDELELPQDKYLSKGELVGQFRMGSTIVLIFEAPKQFKFNLFPGQRVRVGERLGTFEGMEEKEEDPEEVKRIIESVEESEMTAL, from the exons CCGTGTATTTGATGCCGCGGAATCGGCT ATTCTCGAAGGCAGTCAATCTAAAACCGAATCCCAAACAGTGGACCACCCGATGGACGATTGTGTCGCGCACGATCTACGGTActaaccggcagcagcagcagcagcagcatcatcaaaacCATTCTTCCACTAACCAAACccaccaggagcaccaccaccatcaccaccagcaccagcaccaacagcagacAGGAGGCTCATCAG CAGCGGGCGGCTGGCTAACGTGGCGCGGTGTCTTTCTTCGCTGGACACCCATCAGTATctgcatggtggtggcagccaAGTGGCACCTTCACAATCGAGATCTCGATAAGAAGGGCCTACCACGAACCGCCGCAAAATGGCAG AGAAAAATGTATTGCTCGCTGCCGCTCCGCTTCATGAGCCGCTGCTGGGGCTGGGTGGCCGATCGCAAGGTACCAACGCCAGCACGGCCCGTGGTGTACGGCTTGTACTCGCACACGTTCGGAGTGAAGATGGAGGAAGCGGCCGCAGCAGATTTCAA AGAGTATCGTAGTATAGGAGAGTTTTTCACTCGGCCACTGAAGGAAGATGCACGTCCGATCGATCCTACCACGTGCTTTGTCTCACCGTGCGATGGACGTATACTGCACTTCGGTGCGGCCAATTCCAGCCAAGTGGAGCAA GTCAAAGGTGTATCATATAGTTTAGAGGCCTTCCTAGGGCCACCGACCTGGAGCAAAAAGAACACACCGGATGTGGTGGATAAGGTGAAAAAGAGTGCCTCCCCCGATAGTGTACTGTACCAGTGCGTCATCTACCTAGCGCCCGGTGATTACCATCGTTTCCATTCACCTGCACACTGGAAACCGGAACTGAGGAGGCACTTTGCCGGGGAGCTCCTGTCCGTTAGTCCCAAAATCGCTGGCTGGATGCCGGGTCTGTTCTGTCTGAACGAGCGTGCCGTCTACATTGGCAAGTGGAAGCATGGTTTCTTCAGCTATACGGCAGTAG GCGCCACGAATGTGGGTTCGGTTGAGATTTTCATGGatgaaaaactaaaaacgaACCGTTTTACCGGACTAGCATTTGGAagccacaaacagaaaaagaaagatcTAGCCCCGTACGATGAGCTGGAGCTGCCGCAGGACAAATACCTCTCCAAGGGAGAGCTCGTTGGCCAGTTCCGCATGGGCAGCACGATTGTGCTCATCTTTGAAGCACCGAAGCAGTTTAA GTTTAATCTATTCCCTGGTCAACGGGTACGCGTAGGAGAGAGATTAGGAACGTTTGAGGGTAtggaggagaaagaagaagatccGGAAGAAGTGAAACGGATCATCGAGTCGGTCGAAGAGTCGGAAATGACGGCTTTGTAA